The sequence TTGAGTTTTCAAACTCGAAATTTTAACTGTTACGGTTTGAAAAAATGGTTTATTTTGTGTGTGACATCAATTTTCTGTTAATTAGCTAATTGAAAGTTGACATGGTTGCCGCTTCTTTCTCCCTCCTCCATTGGCTGCTGCTCACTCACCATTGTCGTTCTCCCTCGTCCTGAAACGAGGGGCAGCCTCTCATCCTCCCTTGCCCACCCTTGTCCACCACCCTTGCCCACCTCATCTTTAAACGAGGAAGAGTTTCAATATCGAGGGAGAAGGGTGAGGTAGGGGCACTATGGGTGCTGGCAGGAGAGTAGCGGAGGATGgggaaagaagagagaaaaaaaatttattattttaaaatattttaaaaaatatatttttgaataaatagatgtcacatTATCTCTAATTAACGGTTAACCGTGGAGACCAAATAAACCATTTTTCCAAACTCCAGGTATTAAAATGTCTGAGTTTAAAAACCCAGAGACCCAAGTGTTGCCAAACTCAAACTTCAAAGATTAAAGTCCCTTTATTTTTTATGACAaacttttagctctagctagTTCCTCTTCTAGTTCGTCTAATATGTTAATTACGCATCTAATGCTCAGCTAAGCGGATTTGATGAACAGGTCTGGGATGCCATCAAGATTCTTGATGCTGCTGATGTTGACAAACCAGAAGCCTCATCGGCAATGTAATTCTAGTTACAGCTAAAACTACTTCAATTTTATTTGGTTTGTAATTTTGATTCATACATATCTAACTATTTCATGCAACATAACTTTTCCCATTTTGGTGAAGCAGGTATTAAAATGGCTTGTGCCTTATATTCTACATAGTTGATGAATTCTACCTGAATATTCATTGTCCACTTTTACCACAGAGTGGAGATTTACTCGCAAAGGATTGTGTCAAAGTCTCTAGCAGGGAAACCTGAGGGTTGGAACAGTAAGTTCTTTAGTAGACTAATTTTTGAACTTGCCATGCCAAATGTCTAAACATCTTTATACCATGTCCTTCACTTTGATCTCCTGCTCTAAATCTTTCAGTTTAAGTAGCTTTCTTGGCAATTTGAGTAAAAAGATGAATGTATGACTGTTACTGTAGAATATTGAACAATCAGTATCTGGCATATCAAGGCAAATTAACAACAGTATCTATAGATGACGagttatttttccttcttctttccaTTTTGTTATTCAGGGGAGCATTTGTGGCCTCGTTCTTATGGGCTTAGAAGAGGTCCATCCCTGACTGATTTGCACAATATTCATCCAGCAGATACAAATGgtaatttgagaattttctatTCTGGCAAAAAGTCGATGAAATTAGTTTGATATTAGTAACTAACTGAAGTTTGAGCAGTGAATTTGTCCCGGGGGAACAAATATTTTGGAGAATGCCAAGTTAACTCCCCAGAATGTTTAAAGCCAGCCTACAAAGAAGCAGCTTCCGATACTGAAACCGACAAGGAAAAATGGGCACCTCCTAAGCGTGTAAGACTTTTGTTGAACTTTTGGCAATCTTGAAGTTGGAATTCTTTCTTTCCCGGGAAAAATGTGTATAGATTCAAAGCATTCTTTTATAAGATATTGATATGCATTTGGGAGATGATCTCATATATCATAGAATATCCATGGCAGTATATCATATATTCTTACTTGTGGCTTCTTATTTGGATTAGGAAATAGAAAACCTGCACTGTTATCTTTGAAACTCGAGAAGTCTCTGAATAAATACACATATCACTATCCTAGTTTATCTAGATCAGaaacatataaaaaattattaaatctaGAATGCAGTGATTGCTTGAGTTGTCGTTACTTATAATCACAATTTCCTTATCTGCATTTGTTTTCACTGGCAGGTTAGAGGAGATATAGCAAGGGCAGTAATGTATATGGCAGTCTGTTATGGGTTTCACCTTTCTGATTCTCCAAACAAGGGTAGGTTTCAAGGGGAAAAAGCAGTAACAGTCAATGCAATGCAATttcttatttattcatttatttttgcaTATTCTGTCATTTATGTACTGCTTTCATCATGTAtacatttcaaaaaataaattgtcAAGATTTTAATAGTGTTTCACCCATCCTTTGTAGGAAATAAGGAGATGGGCCTAGTTTCCACATTGTTAAAATGGAATGAGGGTGATCCGCCATCAAGAGAAGAGAAGTTGAGAAATGACAGAATATGCGAGTTTTATCAGCACAATAGAAATCCTTTTGTCGATCATCCAGAATACGCTGAGCTAATTTGGAAGCAAATGTCTCTGGCTCGTGAAAGCTCAAAGTTTCTCAAGGGAAAGCAATGATCAATATATGTCATGACCATTAACCGCCACAAGGTGAGAGTTTCTTGCGGAGGAGATATTCTTTTTGTACTTGGTGATATTCATTTTTTCCTCTGCTTATTGAAAGAGGGTAGCAATGCATCATATGAGATTCTAGTTTATATTTATTCACAAcgaaatatgtttaatattataCATCAAGGAAATTAGGCTAGGCCGAGAGTTGATTTAATCTGTTTAATCTATCCTCAATGTTCCTTCTGATAAGTGGATTTAgatattcatttaattataatattaaatgatTGTGAAAGAAAATACTTCAAGAATTTGAATTTAGAACTTCTATAATATTatcatgcctcaattccaccgCGAGaaaagttgggggtggggtgtATGAATTTCCAACTAATTTCAGTTGAACAAATAATGGAGTTTGACTTGGGAAAGATGACTTATATGTTCACATAGCCTAAAGAACGAAAATGGTTTCTCTAATTAAGCTACGGACTATGTAGAATATTGACTAACATTCTTCATTTTGTTCCTCTTAAAATTGTAGTTCTTATAGAACAagtgttgaaattagggttttttactCTAGGGGcaattttgtctttttacttgtaccctagggttttccttttttctttttaagctGGTAGTCACTATGTATTATTTGTATCAGTCATATAATAAAAATCCTTCATCCCGTGATTTTTTCTCCctgattagggttttccacgtaaaccttGTGTGAGctattttctttctctactcTGTCTTTTTCATCACGGTATCAAAATATGGAGACGAAACCTTGATCACCATTGAGGAAAACCCAACAAGAGAATCCCAAACCAATGGCACAGATATAGCCATTGTTATCCAAAACGCCATTGACTGATATTTCCAATCTGTCATTCACCACCTTCAACGTGATGACCAGCCGACTAGAACCGATCACCCGATCAGATCCGACCAGCCGGTGACTTCCCTTCCGATTTCGTCCGATCCCCCACAGATGCAACCGATCGAAAATCATCCACAGCAGGCCCAGTCGATGTCTTCCGCACCGCACAGGCTGAAGTTGCATCTGCCGTTCGATGCCCTCCAGGTAACACAGTCGACCGTCGTTGAATCACAAGGGTTGAAACCGAGCCTACCATTCCAGTTGACCCGCAACTTTCCGCCAAATCTCCAGCCAGGTAACTCATTGTTTTCAGCCGAGCCTGGCATCTTTCCTCCCGTGCGGGTCGATCCAACAATTTCGGCAGGCAGGTTCCAGCCGGTCCTTCAATTAGGCGCAAACCAAGACTTCCAGTCGGGTCAGCCGAGAATGAATCCAATCAGTGGCCGTCACTTAATCAATTGAGATCCCATGTTTCAGCCGGATGCGAATAGTAATTTGGGACAATCGTCGCCAATCATGGGTGGATTTGGAGGAGGAGAATCATCGTCCCATCGTCGGGATCAAGGGAGTATAATCCAAGACCAGTTTACTCAGTTGCAACTACAGATTAAGCAGCTGAATGAGATGTTCCAACAACAGATGGTTGCCATTGGAGAAGCATTGGGATCAGTATCTAATGTCCAGTCAGATCTAAACCAGAATCAACTGATTTACCCTGGAAATTTGGTAACTTCTTTCCCTACGTACTCTTCAAATTTATTCTCTGGAGCTATAGGCAACTCTTCTAGCTTTATTGTAGGAGAAAAGTTGAATGGTGAATTATTTTTCTTGGTCTCAATCTATTAAAATGGAGGGTCGTCACAAATTTGGGTATGTGACGAGTGAGATACGAAACCAAGGCCAGAAGACCCCCAAGAACGAATTTGGAAGGGGGAGGACTCTTTGCTGAGATCTATTTTGGTAGGAAGTATGGAACCTCAGATTAGAAAACCCCTATTATATGCAGCCACAGCTCGAGATATTTGGGAGGTAGTCCAAAAACTTTACTCGAGGAGACAGAACGCTTCACGATTATATACCTTACGTAAGCAAGTCCATGAGTGTAAGCAAGGGGCAATGGATGTTACAACATACTTCAATAAACTCACTTCTTTGGCAAGAGATGGATTTGTGCTGTGAGATGATTTGGAATTGTCCTTGTGGAGGAGTTTTGCACTATCAATCTGAGGAAACCGATCGTGTATACGACTTTCTTGTGAGACTAAACTCTAAGTTTGATGCAGTACGAAGTCATATATTGGGAACCCGTCCGATACCATCCTTAATGAAAGTCTGTTCTGAAGTACGTCCCGAGGAAGACAGGTCTAGGACGATGAATGATACTCTTGTGACTCCGACAGATTCCGCTGCTTTCAAAACTTCAAGCCCTGCCTATGATAAGTAGAACAGTAAGCCGCCGCTAGTGTGTGAACATTGCAAGAAACCCTGGCACACGAAAGATCAGTGCTGGAAATTGCATGGCCGTCCACCGAATGGTAAGAAACAGTGAAGCCAGGCACTGGTAGGTGAATCAGTAACTGGAGACACACAGTCTCAGAATCAGGAAAACAGTCAGAGCACTACTAGTACAGTAGGAGTCAGTGTAATCGCCCAATTAGGTATTTTTCACTCCTCTGACATTGTTAGTATAATTGGTAATAAACCATGGATTTTAGATTCTGGGGCTACAGACCACTTGATTGGTTCCTCTGACTAGTTTCTCTCTTATCAACCAAGTGCTGGGAATGAGAGGATCAAGATTGCTGATGGGTCTTTTGCCCCAGTTGCTGGAAAAGGACGGGTGTCACCTTTTGAGGGCTTAGTTCTCCAAGATGTGTTGCATGTGC comes from Benincasa hispida cultivar B227 chromosome 2, ASM972705v1, whole genome shotgun sequence and encodes:
- the LOC120071119 gene encoding extracellular ribonuclease-like isoform X1, which gives rise to MLCAMAIDSVALRKSVAGIEAGRPFNQNPSSSPTRFHLKLKFPLLSQTKSTKLPIEFHSNPLHTLNILPFARLSCSVSLLFRWDSWRWAAQFTSYYLFFLCLVAQAHGYPSFSNRYPCEDVNLYYANVAKLKGEPLKRKLNSIVAAHHSLSYKELSGFDEQVWDAIKILDAADVDKPEASSAIVEIYSQRIVSKSLAGKPEGWNREHLWPRSYGLRRGPSLTDLHNIHPADTNVNLSRGNKYFGECQVNSPECLKPAYKEAASDTETDKEKWAPPKRVRGDIARAVMYMAVCYGFHLSDSPNKGNKEMGLVSTLLKWNEGDPPSREEKLRNDRICEFYQHNRNPFVDHPEYAELIWKQMSLARESSKFLKGKQ
- the LOC120071119 gene encoding extracellular ribonuclease-like isoform X2 yields the protein MLCAMAIDSVALRKSVAGIEAGRPFNQNPSSSPTRFHLKLKFPLLSQTKSTKLPIEFHSNPLHTLNILPFARLSCSVSLLFRWDSWRWAAQFTSYYLFFLCLVAQAHGYPSFSNRYPCEDVNLYYANVAKLKGEPLKRKLNSIVAAHHSLSYKEVWDAIKILDAADVDKPEASSAIVEIYSQRIVSKSLAGKPEGWNREHLWPRSYGLRRGPSLTDLHNIHPADTNVNLSRGNKYFGECQVNSPECLKPAYKEAASDTETDKEKWAPPKRVRGDIARAVMYMAVCYGFHLSDSPNKGNKEMGLVSTLLKWNEGDPPSREEKLRNDRICEFYQHNRNPFVDHPEYAELIWKQMSLARESSKFLKGKQ